In one Pseudomonas tensinigenes genomic region, the following are encoded:
- a CDS encoding DUF805 domain-containing protein, which yields MSCWIRLGIEPTNDETLIRNAYRARLPAHHPETDPQGFQALRMAYENAMRLAREDEEEEPQDEYESQASEQTVVEVPPVFGEFCELLDDPARRFNFAAWQAFVRGLDELSLDVLDELSWPLYHRMADAGPLSYRCANLLAKRMAWNQQLLDLGFDDAHQVGFFLQRIETPDPFDTDLMSTWSEAAQTESLWYARSLDFIFNQRPLQEFADFASQHTCLPLPDDAAFLKRLLVQFTQAGIGAPTFLQCCIEQQLAAPDDVDWLYLLACQNSLLGQDDQALPCWIRLWNEHRHPMAESRLLELCAKRQPTFLPLLIQAFDRLQGISAWPEDLGDDAQVYGCPSQHPETLNRWLGVGRLKLESLAHSFVDWRMSGDELPLLAQLLGENADSRLLHLYRHAWALHRGDTALLQQIVDAPLPIDALESLVMSGFKYQAEQHLRWLRRAPIALAMGAFGDADSSARPLPQVLTDGEPHKVCRLWLRRLRPYSDAALERLADAFTLAAVKDDCDLSELDLILQLSRRGIQLPPVGLGEATWEWHAQTLFLLALLEQPERWLQLIDAQCLERLSFNQAHPLSRLQPLLRRLLREQGNCNGLLGWLQGNDPVHGLLVQQLFSVEQALDSVRLPANTLLYTCLESDRAACGDDLLGLMMFWGVLYHDPSLSAEQHRALLQSIAAISCEDEWFEGFRDGLIKGEPVWPPRKVLTYFAVDKLLAYEALDALKGLIRYGAAGVPKTRVLRQLQQGKDDVQNSVGLRLALCAILSWSERLLLAKSDVQPVPATAIWRLGSRLGRKAFIAQVLGCLVIAPVAGLISGTTGAGILILLLGVLLVFGAILRRLHDMGRGIPTLLIFMALTPVLPFLPLVLFGLAGDKLPNRYGVPPDSGDSETLSGGLQAALRRLNG from the coding sequence ATGAGTTGCTGGATCCGCCTGGGCATCGAGCCTACTAACGACGAAACCCTGATTCGCAACGCCTACCGCGCACGCTTGCCGGCACATCACCCGGAGACCGACCCGCAAGGCTTCCAGGCGCTGCGCATGGCCTACGAAAACGCCATGCGTCTGGCGCGTGAAGATGAGGAAGAAGAGCCCCAGGACGAGTACGAGTCCCAGGCCTCAGAACAGACTGTCGTTGAGGTCCCTCCAGTGTTCGGGGAGTTCTGCGAGCTGCTGGATGATCCCGCGCGCCGGTTCAATTTCGCCGCGTGGCAGGCCTTTGTCCGAGGGCTGGATGAGCTGTCGCTGGACGTGCTCGATGAGCTCAGCTGGCCGCTGTACCACCGGATGGCCGACGCCGGTCCGTTGTCGTACCGCTGCGCGAATCTGTTGGCCAAGCGTATGGCCTGGAATCAACAGTTGCTGGATCTGGGCTTCGACGACGCGCATCAGGTGGGGTTCTTTCTCCAGCGAATCGAAACGCCGGACCCGTTTGATACGGATCTGATGAGCACATGGTCAGAGGCAGCCCAGACTGAATCGCTGTGGTACGCCCGTAGCCTCGACTTCATCTTCAACCAGCGCCCACTGCAGGAGTTCGCCGACTTCGCCAGTCAGCACACCTGTCTGCCGTTGCCGGATGATGCCGCGTTTCTCAAGCGTCTGTTGGTGCAGTTCACTCAGGCAGGTATTGGCGCGCCGACGTTTTTGCAGTGCTGTATCGAACAGCAGCTTGCTGCACCGGATGATGTCGATTGGCTTTACCTGTTGGCGTGTCAGAACAGTCTGCTGGGCCAGGACGATCAGGCATTGCCGTGCTGGATCCGACTGTGGAACGAGCATCGCCATCCGATGGCGGAAAGTCGTCTGCTGGAGCTGTGTGCCAAGCGCCAGCCGACTTTTCTGCCGCTGTTGATTCAGGCATTCGATCGCCTGCAGGGTATTTCTGCCTGGCCAGAGGATCTTGGCGATGACGCCCAGGTGTATGGCTGTCCGTCACAACATCCCGAGACGCTGAACCGTTGGCTGGGTGTCGGGCGGTTAAAGCTTGAGAGCCTTGCGCACAGTTTTGTCGATTGGCGCATGAGCGGTGATGAACTGCCCTTGCTCGCGCAATTGCTGGGCGAAAATGCCGACAGCCGATTACTGCATCTGTACCGCCACGCCTGGGCGCTGCATCGCGGTGATACAGCATTGTTGCAGCAGATTGTGGATGCACCGTTGCCGATCGATGCCCTCGAAAGCCTGGTGATGAGCGGATTCAAATATCAGGCCGAGCAACACTTGCGCTGGTTGCGCAGGGCACCGATTGCACTGGCCATGGGCGCTTTCGGTGACGCGGATTCAAGTGCGCGGCCATTGCCGCAGGTGCTGACCGACGGCGAGCCGCACAAGGTCTGTCGTCTGTGGTTGCGTCGCTTGCGGCCTTACAGCGACGCTGCGCTGGAACGACTGGCAGACGCGTTCACGCTGGCCGCGGTCAAAGATGATTGCGACTTGTCCGAACTCGATTTGATTCTGCAGTTGAGCCGGCGCGGGATTCAGTTGCCACCGGTGGGGCTGGGTGAGGCCACTTGGGAGTGGCATGCGCAGACTTTGTTTTTGCTGGCGTTGCTGGAACAACCCGAACGCTGGTTGCAGTTGATTGACGCGCAGTGCCTTGAGCGCCTGTCATTCAATCAGGCTCATCCTTTGAGTCGACTGCAGCCACTGCTGCGGCGCTTGCTGCGCGAGCAAGGCAATTGCAACGGTTTGCTCGGATGGCTGCAAGGCAATGATCCGGTGCACGGTTTGTTGGTGCAGCAATTGTTCAGCGTAGAGCAGGCACTCGACAGTGTCCGGTTGCCTGCCAATACCCTGCTTTACACCTGCCTCGAAAGTGATCGTGCGGCATGCGGCGACGATTTGCTGGGTTTGATGATGTTCTGGGGCGTGCTCTATCACGACCCGAGCCTGAGTGCCGAGCAGCATCGCGCATTGTTGCAATCGATTGCGGCAATCAGTTGTGAGGATGAATGGTTCGAAGGCTTCCGCGACGGTTTGATCAAGGGCGAACCGGTGTGGCCGCCGCGCAAAGTGCTGACGTATTTTGCTGTCGACAAACTGCTGGCGTACGAGGCGCTGGATGCGCTCAAGGGCTTGATTCGTTATGGCGCCGCCGGGGTGCCGAAAACGCGCGTCCTGCGCCAACTGCAACAGGGCAAGGACGATGTGCAGAACAGTGTTGGGTTGCGCCTGGCCCTTTGCGCGATATTGTCCTGGTCGGAACGATTACTGCTGGCGAAAAGCGATGTGCAGCCGGTACCGGCGACAGCGATCTGGCGTCTCGGCTCGCGGTTGGGGCGCAAGGCTTTTATCGCTCAGGTCTTGGGGTGTTTGGTGATTGCGCCGGTGGCAGGGCTGATCAGTGGCACCACGGGCGCTGGCATCCTTATCCTGTTATTGGGCGTGCTGCTGGTGTTCGGCGCCATTCTGCGTCGCTTGCACGACATGGGGCGGGGCATTCCGACGTTGCTGATCTTCATGGCGCTGACGCCGGTTCTGCCATTTTTGCCGTTGGTGTTGTTCGGACTTGCCGGTGACAAGTTGCCCAACCGCTATGGTGTGCCGCCGGACAGCGGCGATAGCGAGACGCTGTCCGGCGGCCTGCAGGCTGCCTTGCGGCGGCTCAACGGCTAG
- the gltX gene encoding glutamate--tRNA ligase encodes MTTVRTRIAPSPTGDPHVGTAYIALFNYCFAKQHGGEFILRIEDTDQLRSTRESEQQIFDALRWLGIDWSEGPDVGGPHGPYRQSERGDIYQKYCQQLVDMGHAFPCFCTAEELDQMRAEQMARGETPRYDGRALLLSKEEVAARLAAGEPHVIRMKVPSEGVCVVPDMLRGDVEIPWDRMDMQVLMKTDGLPTYFLANVVDDHLMGITHVLRGEEWLPSAPKLILLYEYFGWEQPELCYMPLLRNPDKSKLSKRKNPTSVTFYERMGFMPEAMLNYLGRMGWSMPDEREKFSLQEMVDNFDLKRVSLGGPIFDIEKLSWLNGQWLRDLPVEEFAARVQKWAFNSEYMMKIAPHVQGRVETFSQVAPLGGFFFAGGVNPDAKLFESKKLSGDQVRQLMQLILWKLESLRQWEKDNITATIQAVVESLELKLRDAMPLMFAAITGQASSVSVLDAMEILGPDLTRYRLRQAIDLLGGVSKKENKEWEKLLGAIA; translated from the coding sequence ATGACCACCGTCCGCACTCGCATCGCGCCATCGCCTACCGGGGATCCCCACGTAGGTACCGCTTACATCGCATTGTTCAACTACTGCTTTGCCAAGCAGCATGGCGGTGAGTTCATCCTGCGGATCGAAGACACCGACCAGTTGCGTTCGACCCGCGAGTCCGAACAGCAGATCTTCGACGCCCTGCGCTGGCTGGGTATCGACTGGAGCGAAGGCCCGGACGTCGGCGGCCCGCACGGCCCGTACCGGCAGAGCGAGCGCGGTGACATCTACCAGAAGTACTGCCAGCAACTGGTCGACATGGGCCACGCGTTCCCATGCTTCTGCACTGCTGAAGAGCTGGATCAGATGCGCGCCGAGCAAATGGCTCGCGGCGAAACTCCGCGCTACGACGGTCGCGCATTGCTGCTGTCGAAGGAAGAAGTCGCGGCCCGTCTGGCTGCTGGCGAACCGCACGTGATCCGCATGAAAGTGCCGAGCGAAGGCGTTTGCGTGGTGCCGGACATGCTGCGTGGCGATGTCGAGATCCCGTGGGATCGCATGGACATGCAAGTGCTGATGAAGACCGACGGCCTGCCGACGTACTTCCTCGCCAACGTCGTCGACGACCATTTGATGGGCATCACCCACGTGCTGCGCGGCGAAGAATGGCTGCCATCGGCGCCAAAACTGATTCTGCTGTACGAATACTTCGGCTGGGAGCAACCCGAGCTGTGCTACATGCCGCTGCTGCGTAACCCCGACAAGAGCAAGCTGTCCAAGCGCAAGAACCCGACTTCGGTGACGTTCTACGAGCGCATGGGCTTCATGCCTGAGGCGATGCTCAACTACCTCGGTCGCATGGGCTGGTCGATGCCGGACGAGCGCGAGAAGTTCTCGCTGCAGGAAATGGTCGACAATTTCGACCTCAAGCGTGTTTCCCTCGGCGGGCCGATCTTCGACATCGAGAAGCTGTCGTGGCTCAACGGCCAGTGGCTGCGTGATCTGCCGGTGGAAGAGTTCGCCGCACGCGTGCAGAAGTGGGCGTTCAATTCCGAATACATGATGAAGATCGCGCCGCACGTTCAGGGTCGCGTCGAAACCTTCAGCCAGGTTGCACCGCTGGGCGGGTTCTTCTTCGCTGGTGGCGTCAATCCGGATGCCAAGCTGTTCGAATCGAAGAAACTCTCCGGCGATCAGGTTCGCCAGTTGATGCAGTTGATCCTGTGGAAGCTGGAAAGCCTGCGTCAGTGGGAGAAGGACAACATCACCGCGACGATTCAGGCAGTGGTCGAATCCCTCGAGCTGAAACTGCGTGATGCGATGCCGCTGATGTTTGCTGCGATCACCGGTCAGGCGAGTTCGGTCTCGGTGCTCGATGCCATGGAAATCCTCGGCCCGGATCTGACCCGTTATCGTCTGCGCCAGGCAATCGACCTGCTGGGCGGCGTGTCGAAGAAAGAAAACAAAGAGTGGGAAAAGCTGCTGGGCGCTATCGCTTAA
- a CDS encoding HlyD family secretion protein yields MPAQLKRRLLIFLLLVLLIAGGFFAHWFFKGRFYESTDNAYVQGEITRVSSQLGARIDEVLVQDNQHVEKGQLLVRLEPNDFRLAIDRANAALATREAERLQAQSKLTQQSSLIAASDAQVATTQATLGRSQMDLSRAETLRKPGYVSEERVTTLSADAHIARSQVAKAQADAQGQRQQVNALNAEIKRLDAQIANARADLAQAELNLTRSEIHAPISGLVGQRAARNGQVVQAGAYLLSIVPDEDIWVQANFKETQIGHMQPGQKAELTFDAYGDTPIEARVDSLFAASGAQFSLLPPDNATGNFTKVVQRIPVKLTFKADNPLHGKIRPGMSVTATVNIKDAPDNGR; encoded by the coding sequence ATGCCTGCCCAACTCAAGCGTCGCCTGTTGATTTTCCTGCTGCTCGTCCTGCTGATCGCCGGGGGCTTTTTTGCCCATTGGTTTTTCAAGGGACGCTTCTATGAAAGCACTGACAACGCTTATGTCCAGGGCGAAATCACCCGTGTTTCGAGCCAGTTGGGCGCGCGCATCGATGAAGTGCTGGTGCAGGACAACCAACACGTGGAAAAAGGCCAGTTGCTGGTGCGCCTCGAACCCAATGATTTCCGCCTGGCCATCGACCGCGCCAATGCCGCCCTCGCGACGCGCGAGGCGGAACGCCTGCAAGCACAAAGCAAACTGACCCAACAATCGAGCCTGATCGCCGCCAGCGATGCGCAAGTGGCGACCACCCAAGCGACACTCGGCCGTTCGCAGATGGATTTGTCGCGTGCCGAAACCCTGCGCAAACCCGGCTATGTTTCCGAAGAACGCGTGACTACCCTCTCCGCTGACGCTCATATCGCCCGTTCGCAAGTGGCCAAGGCGCAAGCCGACGCACAGGGCCAGCGCCAACAGGTCAACGCCCTGAACGCGGAAATCAAACGCCTCGACGCACAGATCGCCAACGCCCGCGCCGACCTCGCGCAAGCCGAACTCAACCTGACCCGCAGCGAAATCCACGCGCCGATCAGCGGCCTCGTTGGCCAACGAGCCGCCCGTAACGGCCAAGTGGTGCAAGCCGGCGCTTACTTGCTGTCGATCGTCCCGGACGAAGACATCTGGGTGCAGGCCAACTTCAAGGAAACCCAGATCGGCCATATGCAACCCGGCCAAAAAGCCGAACTGACCTTCGATGCCTATGGCGACACGCCGATCGAAGCGCGGGTCGATAGTCTGTTCGCCGCCTCCGGCGCGCAGTTCAGCCTGTTGCCACCGGACAACGCCACCGGCAACTTCACCAAAGTCGTGCAACGGATTCCGGTGAAACTGACTTTCAAGGCCGACAACCCGCTGCACGGCAAGATCCGTCCGGGCATGTCCGTCACCGCCACTGTGAACATCAAAGACGCTCCGGACAATGGCCGGTGA
- a CDS encoding Hsp20 family protein produces the protein MSTAFSLAPLFRSSVGFDRFNDLFETALRNEPGSSYPPYNVEKHGDDQYRIVVAAAGFQEEDLELQVEKGVLTISGGKRDANEGVTFLHQGIAQRAFKLSFRLADHIEIKAADLSNGLLSIDLLRVIPEEAKAKRIPINGTQKPALQH, from the coding sequence ATGAGTACTGCATTTTCCCTCGCGCCACTGTTCCGTTCCTCGGTAGGTTTCGACCGTTTCAACGACCTGTTCGAAACCGCCCTGCGCAATGAGCCAGGCAGCAGCTACCCACCTTACAACGTCGAAAAACACGGTGATGATCAATACCGCATCGTCGTAGCGGCAGCCGGTTTCCAGGAAGAAGACCTGGAACTGCAAGTCGAAAAAGGTGTGCTGACCATCAGTGGCGGCAAGCGTGATGCCAACGAAGGCGTGACCTTCCTGCACCAGGGCATCGCCCAGCGTGCGTTCAAGCTGTCCTTCCGTCTGGCCGATCACATCGAGATCAAGGCTGCCGATCTGAGCAACGGTCTGCTGAGCATCGACCTGTTGCGCGTGATCCCGGAAGAGGCGAAAGCCAAACGCATCCCGATCAACGGGACGCAGAAGCCGGCGCTGCAGCACTGA
- a CDS encoding TetR/AcrR family transcriptional regulator has product MNDKKAQTRERILKAASAALIQRGPADPSVGEVMGAAGLTVGGFYAHFESKDAMMLEAFKQLLGRRRDLIADMDAELTGEERRALVAAFYLSRKHRDSSDAACPIPASIGELGRLPESFRIALNEHLELMIAQLASSPEDTDKALADVALMVGGLALARALGPGDLSDRLLRAAKSAVR; this is encoded by the coding sequence ATGAACGATAAAAAAGCTCAAACCCGCGAACGCATCCTCAAGGCTGCCAGCGCCGCACTGATTCAGCGTGGCCCGGCTGACCCGAGCGTGGGCGAAGTGATGGGCGCAGCCGGCCTCACCGTCGGTGGCTTCTATGCGCATTTCGAAAGCAAGGACGCGATGATGCTCGAAGCGTTCAAGCAATTGCTCGGTCGCCGCCGCGACCTGATTGCCGACATGGATGCCGAATTGACCGGCGAAGAGCGCCGCGCCTTGGTCGCCGCGTTCTACCTGTCGCGCAAGCATCGTGATTCCAGCGACGCCGCATGCCCGATTCCAGCTTCGATTGGCGAATTGGGTCGTCTGCCGGAATCGTTCCGCATCGCGCTGAACGAACACCTGGAGTTGATGATTGCGCAGTTGGCGTCCAGCCCTGAGGACACCGACAAAGCCCTGGCCGACGTGGCCTTGATGGTGGGTGGTCTGGCGCTCGCAAGGGCGCTGGGCCCGGGAGATTTATCCGATCGATTGCTGCGCGCTGCCAAGTCGGCGGTGCGTTGA
- a CDS encoding alpha/beta fold hydrolase — MSTLKWVRGVNGTLGWIAPQRVASKMRLAFMTPRTLPLRDWELPLLASSERITLRFGLSALRWGQGPTVLLMHGWEGRPTQFAALITALVDAGYTVVALDGPAHGRSPGREANVVLFARAMLEAAAELPPLQAVIGHSMGGASAMLAVQLGLRTETLVSIAAPARILGVLRGFARYVGMPPRARSAFIRQVEQDVGMRAATLDVAHYQLDMPGLIVHAEDDNFVSVKESQLIHESWFDSRLLRLEGGGHQRVLADPRVIDGVLSLLAGRSLQARQSA; from the coding sequence ATGAGCACGTTGAAGTGGGTTCGTGGCGTTAATGGCACCTTGGGCTGGATTGCACCGCAACGGGTTGCGAGCAAAATGCGTCTGGCGTTCATGACGCCGCGCACGCTGCCACTGCGCGATTGGGAGTTGCCGCTGCTGGCCAGTTCCGAACGCATCACCTTGCGCTTCGGGCTTTCGGCGCTGCGCTGGGGCCAAGGCCCGACGGTGCTGCTGATGCACGGCTGGGAAGGGCGGCCAACCCAGTTCGCCGCGCTGATCACCGCGTTGGTCGATGCCGGGTATACCGTCGTCGCGCTTGATGGTCCTGCCCACGGACGTTCGCCGGGGCGTGAAGCCAATGTCGTGTTGTTCGCTCGGGCAATGCTCGAAGCGGCTGCCGAGCTGCCACCCTTGCAAGCGGTGATCGGCCACTCCATGGGTGGCGCCAGCGCCATGCTCGCCGTGCAATTGGGCTTGCGCACCGAAACCCTCGTCAGCATCGCCGCGCCTGCTCGCATTCTTGGCGTACTGCGCGGTTTTGCCCGCTACGTCGGCATGCCGCCGCGAGCGCGATCCGCCTTCATTCGCCAGGTCGAGCAAGATGTCGGTATGCGCGCCGCGACGCTCGACGTTGCCCACTATCAACTGGATATGCCCGGCCTGATCGTGCATGCCGAGGACGACAATTTCGTCTCGGTCAAGGAATCGCAACTGATCCACGAATCCTGGTTCGACAGTCGCCTGTTGCGCCTTGAAGGCGGCGGGCACCAGCGCGTGCTAGCCGACCCTCGGGTGATTGATGGCGTGTTATCACTGCTGGCCGGCCGCAGCCTTCAGGCGCGCCAATCGGCCTGA
- a CDS encoding DUF1266 domain-containing protein — MDEIQQRWLCALSAPMAAINTGASYDDPAFCNDRYIDLQDSWGIDDRGQLFDMLVRMTDDGHAKHLSAAYLAWQRCLPSEWQALLDDLSPRERILHEFASRTFGSCGPGGILSWDYGRMGFLLRCAVRNQWIDLDESNWLHSRLALRAQFHYGSWMAYFDGFVVGRTFWSCLSASDDELARELDRQGASALNVRIARGLAANISQFLADLPWHMEIDLPPRPASLKEFDWS, encoded by the coding sequence ATGGACGAGATTCAACAGCGCTGGCTGTGCGCCCTGTCTGCACCCATGGCGGCGATCAATACCGGCGCCAGCTACGACGACCCGGCGTTCTGCAATGATCGCTACATTGATCTGCAGGACAGTTGGGGGATCGATGACCGTGGCCAGCTGTTCGACATGCTCGTACGGATGACCGACGACGGCCATGCCAAGCACCTCAGCGCGGCGTACTTGGCGTGGCAGCGTTGTCTGCCGAGTGAATGGCAGGCCTTGCTGGACGATCTCTCCCCCCGCGAACGCATCCTGCATGAGTTTGCCAGTCGCACGTTCGGCAGTTGCGGGCCGGGCGGGATACTGTCCTGGGACTATGGCCGCATGGGTTTTCTCTTGCGTTGCGCGGTGCGCAATCAGTGGATCGACCTAGACGAAAGCAACTGGCTGCACAGTCGTTTGGCCCTCAGAGCGCAATTTCACTACGGTAGCTGGATGGCTTACTTCGACGGTTTTGTGGTGGGCCGGACCTTTTGGTCCTGCCTGAGCGCCAGCGACGATGAGCTGGCGCGCGAACTCGATCGACAAGGCGCCAGCGCCCTTAACGTGCGGATTGCCCGTGGCCTTGCGGCGAACATCTCTCAGTTTCTGGCTGATTTGCCGTGGCATATGGAAATCGATTTGCCGCCACGCCCGGCATCGCTCAAGGAGTTCGACTGGTCATGA
- a CDS encoding acyl-CoA thioesterase, with amino-acid sequence MGWDRATPFTIDLQVGAEDIDGLGHANNAVYVTWLERCAWRHSQRLGLDLVEYRRLDRAMAVVRHEIDYLAAAYEGDELQLATWIVDWDQRLKMTRHFQLKRPSDNTTLLRAQTTFVCIELSTGKPKRMPVEFIEGYGPAIQIPDTAQI; translated from the coding sequence ATGGGTTGGGATCGGGCAACGCCGTTTACCATTGATCTGCAAGTAGGCGCTGAAGATATCGACGGGCTGGGCCACGCGAATAACGCCGTGTACGTGACCTGGCTCGAGCGCTGCGCCTGGCGCCACTCGCAGCGTCTGGGTCTGGATCTGGTCGAATATCGGCGCCTGGATCGGGCGATGGCCGTGGTTCGTCACGAAATCGATTATCTGGCCGCCGCCTATGAGGGCGACGAGTTGCAATTGGCGACCTGGATCGTCGATTGGGATCAGCGCCTGAAAATGACCCGGCATTTCCAGCTCAAGCGTCCGAGTGACAACACCACGCTGCTGCGTGCGCAGACTACGTTTGTCTGCATTGAGCTGTCCACGGGCAAGCCGAAGCGCATGCCGGTCGAGTTCATTGAGGGCTATGGCCCGGCTATCCAGATCCCGGATACCGCCCAAATCTAA
- a CDS encoding tRNA dihydrouridine synthase produces the protein MQIALAPMEGLVDDILRDVLTRVGGIDWCVTEFIRVNDQLLTPAYFHKFGPELLNGARTASGVPLRVQLLGSDPVCLAENAALACELGSEVIDLNFGCPAKTVNKSRGGAVLLKEPELLNQIVEHVRRAVPAHIPVTAKMRLGFDSPDGSLVCATALAEGGAEHIVVHARTKMDGYKPPAHWEWIPRVQDVVKVPVFANGDIWSVEDWRRCREISGVEDIMLGRGLVSRPDLAKQIAAARAGEEVVEMSWAELMPLIQDFWLQAKAQMTSRQSPGRLKQWLAMLTRNYPEAAELFTVLRRETEPDHVSRLLGLPVAEAA, from the coding sequence ATGCAAATTGCTCTGGCGCCCATGGAGGGGTTGGTCGACGACATTCTCCGCGACGTGCTGACCCGCGTTGGCGGCATCGATTGGTGCGTGACCGAATTCATTCGCGTCAACGACCAGTTGCTCACGCCGGCCTATTTTCACAAGTTCGGCCCGGAGCTGCTCAACGGTGCCCGCACTGCGTCCGGTGTGCCATTGCGCGTGCAATTGCTTGGTTCCGACCCGGTTTGTCTGGCGGAAAACGCTGCACTGGCCTGCGAACTCGGCTCCGAGGTCATTGACTTGAACTTCGGCTGCCCGGCCAAGACCGTTAACAAATCCCGTGGCGGCGCCGTGCTGCTGAAAGAGCCGGAACTGCTCAACCAGATCGTCGAACACGTGCGCCGCGCCGTACCCGCGCACATTCCCGTCACCGCAAAAATGCGCCTGGGCTTCGATAGCCCCGACGGTTCGCTGGTCTGCGCCACGGCATTGGCTGAGGGCGGCGCCGAGCACATCGTGGTTCACGCCCGTACGAAAATGGACGGCTACAAACCACCAGCACACTGGGAGTGGATTCCGCGAGTGCAGGACGTGGTCAAAGTCCCGGTGTTCGCCAACGGCGATATCTGGAGCGTCGAAGACTGGCGGCGTTGCCGCGAAATCAGTGGCGTGGAAGACATCATGCTCGGTCGCGGTCTGGTGTCGCGCCCGGATCTGGCCAAACAGATCGCTGCCGCCCGCGCCGGTGAAGAAGTCGTCGAGATGAGCTGGGCCGAGCTGATGCCGCTGATCCAGGACTTCTGGCTGCAAGCCAAAGCGCAGATGACCTCACGCCAATCGCCGGGCCGTTTGAAGCAATGGCTGGCGATGCTCACGCGCAATTATCCCGAGGCTGCCGAGCTGTTTACCGTGCTGCGCCGTGAAACTGAGCCGGATCACGTCTCGCGTTTGCTCGGTCTGCCGGTCGCCGAAGCGGCCTGA
- a CDS encoding MDR family MFS transporter produces MMSVMLGAFMAVLDIQITNSSLKDIQGALSATLEEGSWISTSYLVAEIIMIPLTAWLVQLLSARRLAVWVSLGFLVSSLLCSMAWSLESMIVFRAMQGFTGGALIPLAFTLTLIKLPEHHRAKGMAMFAMTATFAPSIGPTLGGWLTENWGWEYIFYINIPPGLIMIAGLMYGLEKKEAHWELLKSTDYTGILTLGIGLGCLQVFLEEGHRKDWLESSLIVTLGSIALVSLITFVIVQISKPNPLINLGILRNRNFGLSSISSLGMGVGLYGSIYLLPLYLAQIQNYNALQIGEVIMWMGVPQLFLIPLVPKLMKFVSPKWLCTIGFGLFGLASFSSGVLNPDFAGPQFNQIQIIRALGQPLIMVTISLIATAYILPQDAGSASSLFNILRNLGGAIGIALLATLLDARTKTYFDYLREAVVPTNPQVAERLASMTDRFGNDTAALGKLSEIVHQQAAIMAYNDAFHFVGIALGISMLAILLTKKLPQGLKAGESH; encoded by the coding sequence GTGATGAGCGTTATGCTCGGCGCTTTTATGGCGGTACTCGACATCCAGATCACCAACTCGTCGCTGAAAGACATTCAGGGCGCCTTGTCGGCGACGCTGGAAGAAGGCTCGTGGATATCCACGTCGTATCTGGTCGCGGAAATCATCATGATTCCGCTGACCGCGTGGCTGGTGCAATTGCTGTCGGCGCGACGCCTGGCGGTGTGGGTGTCACTGGGATTTCTGGTTTCCTCGCTGCTGTGCTCGATGGCCTGGAGCCTGGAGAGCATGATCGTCTTCCGCGCGATGCAGGGTTTTACCGGCGGCGCGCTGATCCCGCTGGCATTCACCCTGACCCTGATCAAACTCCCCGAACACCACCGCGCCAAAGGCATGGCAATGTTTGCCATGACCGCGACGTTCGCGCCGTCGATCGGCCCGACGCTAGGCGGCTGGCTCACGGAAAACTGGGGTTGGGAATACATTTTCTACATCAACATTCCGCCGGGCCTGATCATGATTGCCGGCCTGATGTATGGGCTGGAGAAGAAAGAAGCGCACTGGGAACTGCTGAAAAGCACCGACTACACCGGCATCCTCACGCTGGGGATTGGCCTCGGTTGCCTGCAGGTTTTTCTTGAGGAAGGCCATCGCAAGGACTGGCTCGAATCGAGCCTGATCGTGACGTTGGGCAGCATTGCACTAGTGAGCCTGATCACCTTTGTGATCGTGCAAATCTCCAAACCGAATCCGCTGATCAACCTTGGCATTCTGCGCAATCGCAACTTTGGCTTGTCGAGTATTTCCAGTCTGGGCATGGGTGTCGGGCTGTACGGCTCGATCTATCTGTTGCCGCTGTACCTGGCGCAGATCCAGAACTACAACGCCCTGCAGATCGGCGAAGTGATCATGTGGATGGGCGTGCCGCAGCTGTTCCTGATTCCGCTGGTGCCGAAGCTGATGAAGTTCGTTTCGCCGAAATGGCTGTGCACGATCGGCTTCGGGTTGTTCGGACTGGCGAGTTTTTCGTCCGGCGTGCTCAACCCGGATTTTGCCGGGCCGCAGTTCAATCAGATCCAGATCATCCGCGCACTGGGCCAGCCGTTGATCATGGTGACCATTTCGCTGATCGCCACGGCGTACATCCTGCCGCAGGACGCGGGGTCGGCGTCGAGTCTGTTCAATATCCTGCGTAACCTCGGCGGTGCGATTGGCATTGCCCTGTTGGCGACACTTCTGGATGCGCGCACCAAGACTTACTTCGATTATTTGCGTGAGGCGGTGGTGCCAACCAATCCGCAAGTCGCTGAACGACTGGCGTCGATGACCGATCGGTTTGGCAATGACACGGCGGCGCTGGGCAAGCTGAGTGAGATCGTCCATCAGCAGGCGGCGATCATGGCTTACAACGATGCGTTTCACTTTGTCGGGATTGCGCTGGGGATCAGTATGTTGGCGATTTTGTTGACCAAGAAATTGCCACAAGGGTTGAAGGCTGGGGAGTCTCATTAA